A window from gamma proteobacterium SS-5 encodes these proteins:
- the rsmI gene encoding 16S rRNA (cytidine(1402)-2'-O)-methyltransferase, with product MLSNERGTLYVVATPIGNLADISQRARQTLAEVDLVAAEDTRHSGRLLAALGINSPMLALHEHNETALLGQIMQRLDGGQCIALISDAGTPLISDPGFALVRELRRQGYAVVPIPGANAAITALSAAGLATDRFLFLGFPPRTGPARRRLFEQLATETATLVFYESCHRLQDCLRDMQLGFGPQRRAILARELTKLHETFIDAPLAQLVERVSEDADQRRGEMVLLLEGNTDQPADPKAQDAERVLKILLQELPLKQAASLASGITGLRRNDLYQLGLEQKTEDRGQRTEDGRQKTDFCVAARQIK from the coding sequence ATGCTGTCAAATGAACGCGGCACTTTATATGTGGTGGCAACCCCCATCGGCAATCTGGCGGATATCAGCCAGCGCGCCCGCCAGACCCTGGCCGAGGTGGACCTGGTGGCCGCCGAGGACACCCGTCACAGCGGCCGCCTGCTCGCCGCCCTGGGCATCAACAGCCCCATGCTGGCCCTGCACGAGCACAACGAGACCGCCCTGCTGGGGCAGATCATGCAGCGCCTGGACGGTGGTCAGTGCATCGCCCTGATCTCCGACGCCGGCACCCCGCTGATCAGCGACCCCGGCTTTGCCCTGGTGCGCGAACTGCGCCGGCAGGGCTACGCCGTGGTGCCCATCCCCGGTGCCAATGCCGCCATCACTGCCCTATCGGCGGCAGGGCTGGCCACCGACCGTTTCCTCTTTCTCGGCTTTCCGCCCCGCACCGGCCCGGCCCGGCGGCGGCTGTTCGAGCAACTGGCCACAGAGACCGCCACACTGGTGTTCTACGAATCCTGCCATCGCCTGCAAGACTGCCTGCGCGACATGCAGCTAGGCTTCGGCCCCCAGCGCCGCGCCATCCTCGCCCGGGAGCTGACCAAGCTGCACGAAACCTTCATCGACGCCCCCCTGGCACAACTGGTGGAACGGGTGAGCGAAGACGCCGACCAACGCCGGGGGGAAATGGTCCTGCTGCTGGAAGGCAACACCGACCAACCCGCAGACCCCAAGGCGCAGGATGCCGAGCGGGTACTCAAGATCCTGCTGCAAGAACTACCCCTGAAACAGGCCGCCAGCCTGGCCTCAGGCATCACCGGACTCAGGCGCAACGATCTCTACCAGCTCGGACTCGAGCAGAAGACAGAGGACAGAGGACAGAGGACAGAGGACGGAAGACAGAAGACAGACTTTTGCGTCGCTGCGCGACAGATTAAGTAA
- a CDS encoding YraN family protein: protein MSRETGNRAEDQALGYLQAQGLRLLERNYSCRQGEIDLIMQQGQTLVFIEVRYRRSSRYGSPLESVDPRKQARLLHSARHYLLCHPHWQDRPCRFDVVGISGDQGTIQWLTNAFGE from the coding sequence TTGAGCAGAGAGACCGGCAATCGGGCCGAGGATCAGGCACTTGGCTACCTGCAGGCCCAGGGGTTGAGGCTGCTGGAGCGCAACTACAGCTGCCGTCAGGGGGAGATCGACCTGATCATGCAGCAGGGCCAGACCCTGGTCTTCATCGAGGTGCGGTACCGGCGCAGCAGCCGTTATGGCTCGCCCCTGGAGAGCGTCGATCCACGCAAGCAGGCACGCCTGCTGCACAGCGCACGCCACTATCTTCTCTGCCATCCCCATTGGCAAGACCGCCCCTGCCGCTTTGACGTGGTTGGAATCAGCGGCGATCAGGGTACAATCCAATGGCTGACCAACGCCTTTGGTGAATAG
- a CDS encoding penicillin-binding protein activator, which produces MPLKLPKLLVALTILLLLGCNPTDNRASGGNPNLISSAEIVNEADRQRMRNEGRRLAAQAANSPPPRSDQLYMRSAEAYLRGEDIKNARASADKVASGRLPPADLFDWNMLSAEINMKSGALGTALNSLSERPPGQLNSAQLRRYYLNKAEAHRLSGNLLESARARSDLDALLSDPREKMDNQLRLIKTLTPLSDTALELLQPSPPGLLGGWMELARVFKKHGDDIAMAKPAYEQWRSRFPDHPAAADLYAGSVERIQTQYHRLEQVAVLLPQSGPLKGPAGAIRSGIMAAYYAVPNELRPSLKFYDSSKPSKLDAIYQQAMDEGAVAVIGPLGKQAVEQIANRAELPLPTLTLNRIPAGQRPPANLYQFALAPEDEAQQAAERAWHDGHRQALALVPDSRWGKRVLEAFRSRWLALGGSLVEHKLYKEKQHDFSKEIRALFKIDTSVARHKQQQRQQSGKAEDLPKPRSDADVLFLAASPEKARAIRPQLQFNFAGEVPIYATSRVYNGWPNARLDRDLAGIRFPDHPWLLIAEDGATSRAAVARLFPSSRNKYPRLHSMGIDSYNLLGQLEQLAADPQAAFDGKTGILRLDRQRRIQQQLLWAEMKNGKPEVIGYLPRKPALATAPLGNLPSP; this is translated from the coding sequence ATGCCCCTGAAACTGCCCAAACTTCTGGTTGCCCTGACCATTCTGCTCCTGCTGGGTTGCAACCCGACGGATAATCGCGCCTCTGGGGGCAATCCCAATCTGATCTCTTCTGCCGAGATCGTCAACGAGGCGGACCGCCAGCGTATGCGCAACGAGGGCAGACGCCTGGCCGCCCAGGCCGCCAACAGCCCGCCGCCGCGCAGCGATCAGCTGTATATGCGCTCGGCCGAGGCCTATCTGCGCGGCGAGGATATCAAGAATGCCCGCGCCAGTGCCGACAAGGTGGCCTCTGGCCGCCTGCCGCCGGCCGATCTGTTCGACTGGAACATGCTCAGCGCCGAGATCAACATGAAGTCCGGGGCCCTGGGTACGGCGCTCAATAGCCTATCTGAGCGCCCCCCGGGGCAGCTGAACAGCGCCCAGCTACGGCGATATTACCTGAACAAGGCCGAGGCCCACCGGCTCTCGGGCAATCTGCTGGAGAGTGCCCGCGCGCGCAGCGATCTGGACGCCCTGCTCAGCGACCCCAGGGAGAAGATGGACAACCAGCTGCGCCTGATCAAGACCCTCACGCCCCTGTCGGATACCGCCCTGGAGCTGCTCCAGCCCAGCCCGCCGGGGCTGCTCGGCGGCTGGATGGAGCTGGCGCGGGTATTCAAAAAGCACGGTGATGACATAGCCATGGCCAAGCCGGCCTATGAACAGTGGCGCAGCCGCTTCCCGGATCATCCGGCGGCGGCCGATCTGTACGCCGGCAGCGTGGAGCGGATTCAGACCCAGTACCACCGCCTGGAGCAGGTGGCCGTGCTGCTGCCCCAGTCTGGCCCGCTGAAGGGCCCGGCGGGTGCCATTCGCAGCGGCATCATGGCGGCCTATTACGCCGTGCCCAATGAGCTGCGCCCCAGCCTCAAGTTTTACGACAGCAGCAAGCCAAGCAAGCTGGATGCCATCTACCAGCAGGCGATGGACGAGGGCGCGGTGGCGGTGATCGGCCCGCTGGGCAAGCAGGCGGTGGAGCAGATCGCCAACCGGGCCGAGCTGCCCCTGCCCACCCTGACCCTGAACCGCATCCCGGCCGGACAAAGGCCGCCGGCCAATCTCTATCAGTTTGCCCTGGCCCCGGAGGACGAGGCACAGCAGGCGGCGGAGCGGGCCTGGCACGACGGCCATCGTCAGGCCCTGGCCCTGGTGCCCGACAGCCGCTGGGGCAAGCGCGTGCTGGAGGCCTTTCGCAGCCGCTGGCTTGCCCTCGGCGGCAGCCTGGTGGAGCACAAGCTCTATAAAGAGAAACAGCATGATTTCTCCAAGGAGATCCGCGCCCTGTTCAAGATCGACACCAGCGTGGCGCGGCACAAGCAGCAGCAGCGGCAACAGAGCGGCAAGGCGGAGGATCTGCCCAAACCGCGCAGCGATGCCGATGTACTGTTCCTTGCCGCAAGCCCGGAAAAGGCCCGCGCCATCCGCCCCCAGTTGCAGTTCAACTTTGCCGGCGAGGTGCCCATCTACGCCACCTCGCGGGTCTATAACGGCTGGCCCAACGCCCGTCTGGACCGTGACCTGGCCGGCATCCGCTTTCCTGACCACCCCTGGCTGCTGATTGCCGAAGATGGAGCCACCTCGCGCGCGGCGGTGGCGCGGTTGTTTCCCTCATCCCGCAATAAATACCCGCGCCTGCACAGCATGGGCATAGACAGCTACAATCTGCTCGGCCAGCTGGAGCAACTGGCCGCCGACCCTCAGGCCGCCTTTGACGGCAAGACCGGCATACTGCGCCTGGATCGGCAGCGGCGCATCCAGCAGCAGCTGCTCTGGGCCGAGATGAAGAACGGCAAGCCTGAGGTGATCGGCTACCTGCCGCGCAAACCGGCCCTGGCCACCGCCCCACTGGGCAATCTGCCCTCGCCATGA
- a CDS encoding SIS domain-containing protein encodes MSLSERIEQLFVSQREAQQNNQARLAGPLRAAAELIFGQIIQGHRLLACGNGGGAGLAQILAAQMLYCFEQERPGLPALSLNGDCATLTAIASGDSLDEVYARQVTALGQPGDLLLVISPKREVINLMRAVQEAQAREMRVIALTGSEGTQGGELSALLGAEDIELCLSSAQDARILEGQLFVIHCLCDLIDRQLLGH; translated from the coding sequence ATGTCCCTCAGCGAGCGCATCGAGCAGCTGTTTGTCTCCCAGCGGGAGGCCCAGCAAAACAACCAGGCACGACTGGCAGGCCCCCTGCGCGCCGCCGCCGAACTGATCTTTGGCCAGATCATCCAGGGCCATCGGCTGCTGGCTTGCGGTAACGGCGGCGGTGCCGGTCTGGCGCAGATCCTCGCCGCGCAGATGCTCTACTGTTTTGAACAGGAGCGCCCCGGCCTGCCGGCCCTGTCTCTCAATGGCGATTGCGCCACCCTCACCGCCATCGCCAGCGGCGACAGCCTGGACGAGGTGTACGCCCGTCAGGTCACAGCCCTGGGCCAGCCCGGCGACCTGCTGCTGGTGATCAGCCCCAAGCGGGAGGTCATCAACCTGATGCGCGCCGTGCAGGAGGCGCAGGCGCGGGAGATGCGGGTCATCGCCCTGACCGGCAGCGAGGGCACGCAAGGCGGCGAGCTGAGCGCCCTGCTCGGGGCCGAGGATATTGAACTATGCCTCAGCTCGGCCCAGGATGCGCGTATCCTGGAGGGCCAGTTGTTTGTCATCCATTGCCTGTGCGACCTGATCGACCGGCAATTGTTGGGGCATTGA